A window of Deltaproteobacteria bacterium contains these coding sequences:
- a CDS encoding GNAT family N-acetyltransferase, giving the protein MGRDSHDDPLRVWRERYPDKFQTEEWIFSQIHRGSKIFVGTACGEPQYLIQALTKYVESHPKHVVDAEVFQVWTLGVASYAEPRFKSNFRANSFFIGDNTRGAVNTGVADYTPVFLSQVPRLFHRGLVEVDVAMIQVTPPDEHGFVSLGVSVDIVKAATEEARLIIAQINPQMPRVHGDGFIHIDRLNYIVVHDEPLLEYRPEAEEQVMIDIGRYVARLVQDGDTIQVGYGATPNAIIRALSTKKHLGVHTELFTDGIARLIDEGVIDNSRKTLNPGKTIAAFCMGTADTYRFIDDNPQVEFRSIRYTNAPMNIARQENMVAINSALAIDLTGQATAESIGGQFYSGIGGQADFMRGAVMAPGGRSILTLPATARGGEVSRIVPLIPEGAGVTLNRGDVHYVVTEFGIAYLHGKNIRDRAMALIAVAHPKFRSWLIQEAKAHHLIYTDQAFLPGKRGEYPPELESFRRDKQGREIFVRPVRLSDESLLKDFFYDLSENTLYRRFISMRRDIPHERLQEFVVIDYTREIILLVFDPTQEVETVVAMGQYNMEPDSHVAEVAFVVRDEYQNRGIGSALLSYLTFLGKKQGLLGFTAEVLVENKPMLHVFEKAGFEMAKVRVEGVYELRMMFRD; this is encoded by the coding sequence ATGGGCCGGGACAGTCACGACGATCCCTTACGCGTCTGGCGCGAGCGGTATCCGGACAAATTCCAGACCGAAGAGTGGATTTTCTCGCAGATTCACCGCGGGTCCAAGATCTTTGTCGGCACCGCGTGCGGCGAGCCGCAGTACCTCATTCAGGCGCTCACCAAATACGTCGAATCACACCCCAAGCACGTGGTGGACGCCGAGGTCTTTCAGGTCTGGACGCTGGGCGTCGCGAGCTATGCCGAACCCCGGTTCAAGTCGAATTTCCGCGCGAACTCGTTTTTCATCGGCGACAACACGCGCGGCGCGGTGAATACCGGCGTCGCCGATTACACCCCGGTGTTTCTGTCGCAGGTGCCGCGCCTGTTTCATCGAGGGCTGGTCGAGGTCGATGTCGCGATGATTCAGGTCACGCCGCCGGACGAGCACGGATTCGTGAGCCTCGGCGTGAGCGTGGACATCGTGAAGGCGGCGACCGAGGAGGCGCGCCTCATCATCGCGCAGATCAATCCGCAAATGCCGCGCGTTCACGGCGACGGCTTCATCCACATCGACCGGCTCAACTACATCGTCGTGCACGACGAACCGCTGCTCGAATATCGGCCCGAGGCCGAGGAGCAGGTGATGATCGACATCGGGCGCTACGTCGCCCGGCTCGTGCAGGACGGCGACACGATCCAGGTGGGTTACGGCGCGACGCCCAACGCGATCATCCGCGCGCTCTCGACCAAAAAGCACCTGGGCGTGCACACCGAGCTGTTCACCGACGGCATCGCGCGGCTCATCGACGAGGGTGTGATCGACAACTCGCGAAAGACGCTCAACCCCGGCAAGACCATCGCCGCATTCTGCATGGGCACGGCCGACACCTACCGGTTCATCGACGACAACCCGCAGGTGGAGTTCCGCTCCATCCGCTACACCAACGCCCCGATGAACATCGCGCGCCAGGAAAACATGGTCGCGATCAACAGCGCGCTGGCGATCGATCTGACGGGGCAGGCGACGGCGGAGTCGATCGGCGGTCAATTTTACAGCGGCATCGGCGGTCAGGCCGACTTCATGCGCGGCGCGGTGATGGCCCCGGGCGGGCGGTCGATCCTGACGCTGCCCGCCACCGCGCGCGGCGGCGAGGTCTCGCGCATCGTGCCGCTGATTCCCGAGGGCGCCGGCGTCACGCTCAATCGCGGCGACGTGCATTACGTCGTCACCGAATTCGGCATCGCGTATCTGCACGGCAAGAATATCCGCGACCGGGCCATGGCGCTGATCGCCGTCGCCCATCCCAAATTTCGTTCCTGGCTGATTCAAGAGGCGAAGGCGCACCATCTGATTTACACCGATCAGGCGTTTTTACCGGGAAAGCGTGGCGAGTACCCGCCCGAGCTCGAATCGTTCCGACGCGACAAGCAGGGTCGCGAGATTTTTGTCCGGCCCGTGCGTCTGTCCGACGAGTCGTTGCTCAAGGATTTCTTTTACGACCTGTCGGAAAACACCCTGTATCGCCGGTTCATTTCGATGCGCCGCGACATCCCGCACGAGCGGCTGCAGGAATTCGTCGTCATCGACTACACGCGCGAGATCATTCTGCTGGTCTTCGATCCGACGCAGGAGGTCGAGACCGTAGTCGCGATGGGCCAGTACAACATGGAGCCCGATTCGCATGTCGCCGAGGTGGCCTTCGTCGTGCGTGACGAATACCAGAATCGCGGCATCGGCTCCGCGCTCCTGTCCTATCTGACGTTTCTCGGCAAAAAACAGGGCTTGCTCGGGTTCACCGCCGAAGTGCTCGTCGAAAACAAGCCGATGCTGCACGTCTTCGAAAAGGCCGGGTTCGAGATGGCCAAAGTGCGCGTCGAGGGCGTTTACGAGCTGCGCATGATGTTTCGGGACTGA